In the Haloferula helveola genome, one interval contains:
- a CDS encoding type II secretion system protein GspG produces MRDKKHIGIALGLALLLPACGGKNSAGEKAARDTVPRLVAAAERYKADCGQYPGKAEDLSKDPGVAGWDGPYYSTIVDPWGVPYQIELIDEQLHVWSSGPDRVVRTEDDISN; encoded by the coding sequence ATGCGTGACAAGAAACACATCGGTATCGCTCTCGGCCTCGCATTGCTGTTGCCGGCCTGCGGTGGGAAGAATTCCGCCGGAGAAAAAGCCGCGCGCGATACCGTCCCGAGGCTGGTAGCCGCGGCGGAACGCTACAAGGCCGACTGTGGCCAATACCCGGGAAAGGCCGAGGATCTGAGCAAAGATCCGGGAGTCGCCGGATGGGATGGTCCCTATTACTCCACCATCGTCGATCCGTGGGGGGTGCCCTACCAGATTGAGCTCATCGACGAGCAACTGCATGTCTGGTCTTCCGGCCCGGATCGGGTGGTGAGAACGGAGGACGATATCTCGAACTAG
- a CDS encoding DUF6614 family protein — MHSYHVFFDRKDGVTHEALVAQVDRFMETQVGGNLAKGYRLLRTNNKASFDELPDYQMIVDYASEADLQAAFATMKSRFREDPHRPLMTMVEGFRVAFSHDATTGENPS, encoded by the coding sequence ATGCACTCCTACCACGTGTTCTTTGATCGGAAAGATGGCGTGACGCATGAGGCCCTCGTGGCACAGGTCGATCGATTCATGGAGACCCAAGTCGGTGGCAATCTGGCGAAGGGCTACCGGCTGCTTAGGACGAACAACAAGGCCTCCTTCGACGAGTTGCCCGACTACCAAATGATCGTGGACTACGCGTCGGAAGCGGATCTTCAAGCTGCCTTCGCAACGATGAAGTCCAGGTTCCGGGAAGATCCGCACCGCCCGTTGATGACCATGGTCGAAGGTTTTCGGGTAGCGTTTTCACACGACGCGACGACCGGTGAGAATCCATCGTGA
- a CDS encoding DUF1080 domain-containing protein — protein MKLIPTLALALLVAAFAASAADKSPVWTDPVKAAQEDPDFIVQGEYGLNREGASVGVQVVALGDGKFDAYVLEGGLPGLGWTKEKKRVRLSGAREGDLVKFAEAGGFSAEIRDDRLSLYSNGGSVVEFPKIERRSPTLGMRPPEGAVVLFDGSSADEWEKGKVADGLLAATGCLSKKKFKDCTIHLEFRTPYKPKARGQQRGNSGVYYGGRWETQVLDSFGLDGKMNECGGIYSIAAPKLNMCFPPLSWQTYDVELTDARFDEDGKRTAWPRITVKLNGVVVHDDVELNKDGTTACPVKGPLTDEGNPLFLQNHGNPVFYRNIWVVEK, from the coding sequence ATGAAACTGATTCCGACCCTCGCTCTCGCCCTTCTGGTCGCAGCGTTCGCAGCCTCTGCCGCCGACAAGTCACCTGTCTGGACCGATCCGGTCAAGGCGGCCCAGGAGGATCCGGATTTCATTGTCCAAGGCGAATACGGATTGAACCGCGAAGGTGCCAGCGTGGGCGTCCAGGTGGTGGCGCTCGGAGACGGCAAGTTCGATGCCTACGTGCTGGAAGGAGGTCTTCCGGGGCTCGGCTGGACGAAGGAGAAGAAACGGGTCCGGCTCTCCGGCGCGCGGGAAGGGGACCTTGTGAAGTTCGCCGAAGCGGGCGGCTTCTCGGCCGAGATCCGTGACGACCGGCTCAGCCTGTATTCGAATGGCGGCAGCGTGGTCGAGTTTCCGAAGATCGAGCGTCGCAGCCCGACCCTCGGCATGCGGCCGCCCGAGGGTGCGGTCGTGCTCTTCGACGGCAGTTCGGCCGATGAGTGGGAGAAGGGAAAAGTGGCCGATGGCCTGCTGGCCGCGACCGGCTGCCTGAGCAAGAAGAAGTTCAAGGACTGCACCATTCATCTCGAATTCCGCACGCCCTACAAGCCGAAGGCCCGCGGCCAGCAACGGGGCAACAGCGGCGTCTACTATGGAGGCCGTTGGGAAACGCAGGTGCTCGATTCGTTCGGCCTCGACGGCAAGATGAACGAGTGTGGTGGCATCTACTCGATCGCCGCGCCGAAGCTCAACATGTGCTTTCCGCCGCTTTCGTGGCAGACCTACGACGTCGAGCTGACCGATGCGCGATTCGATGAGGATGGCAAGCGCACCGCATGGCCACGGATTACCGTGAAGCTCAACGGCGTGGTCGTGCACGACGATGTCGAGCTCAACAAGGACGGCACCACCGCCTGCCCGGTCAAGGGACCGCTGACCGATGAAGGCAACCCGCTGTTCCTCCAGAACCACGGCAATCCGGTGTTCTATCGGAACATCTGGGTGGTGGAGAAGTAG
- a CDS encoding Gfo/Idh/MocA family protein has protein sequence MSSHFSSSRRQFLTGAAATAIFGPSILRAAEANSRLNVAFIGYGKRAYGVMGQALRQADLQIVAVCDVEGTRRAKAKEVVEKKYAEDTKSGKYSGCTAYVDYRELLEKEDLDAVVIMTPDHMHVHPALAAVEKGLDIYCEKPLTQNIAEGRLLADAVKRNKIIFQTGSQQRSEFGNRFRTAVEMIWAGRIGKIKTIRIGVGESPKPCDLPAEEKPDNVDWDLWLGPAPMRPYNEILCPKGLHNHFPAFRHYEEYAGGKLADMGAHHFDIAQWALGMDGSGPVRVEPPAEGDSGLKFIYENGVEMFHGGKSDCTFEGTEGTIWVGRGELKSDSPDILKQPLADGDRRVQPSNNHLRNWIDAVKSRKDPICTVETGHRTATVCHLANIGYKLRRPLKWDPVKERFADDDEANALTTRKARKGWEYA, from the coding sequence ATGAGCAGCCATTTTTCGTCCTCCCGCCGACAGTTCCTCACCGGCGCCGCCGCGACCGCCATTTTCGGCCCCTCGATCCTGCGGGCCGCCGAGGCCAACAGCCGCCTCAACGTCGCCTTCATCGGCTATGGCAAACGTGCCTACGGCGTGATGGGACAGGCGCTGCGTCAGGCCGACCTCCAGATCGTCGCGGTCTGCGATGTCGAGGGCACCCGGCGAGCCAAGGCGAAGGAGGTCGTTGAAAAGAAATACGCCGAGGACACCAAGTCCGGCAAATACAGCGGCTGCACCGCCTACGTCGACTACCGCGAGCTTCTGGAGAAGGAAGACCTCGATGCGGTGGTGATCATGACGCCCGACCACATGCACGTGCACCCGGCGCTCGCGGCGGTCGAAAAGGGGCTCGATATCTACTGCGAGAAACCGCTGACCCAGAACATCGCCGAAGGCCGCCTGCTGGCCGACGCGGTGAAGCGCAACAAGATCATCTTCCAGACCGGAAGCCAGCAGCGCAGCGAGTTCGGCAACCGTTTCCGCACGGCGGTCGAAATGATCTGGGCGGGCCGGATCGGCAAGATCAAGACGATCCGGATCGGCGTGGGCGAGTCGCCGAAGCCATGCGACCTGCCGGCCGAGGAGAAGCCGGACAATGTCGATTGGGACCTGTGGCTCGGACCGGCGCCGATGCGGCCCTACAACGAGATCCTGTGCCCCAAGGGCCTGCACAACCACTTCCCGGCCTTCCGCCACTACGAGGAATACGCGGGCGGCAAGCTGGCCGACATGGGCGCGCACCATTTCGACATCGCGCAGTGGGCGCTCGGTATGGACGGCAGCGGTCCGGTGCGGGTTGAGCCGCCGGCCGAAGGCGACAGCGGCCTGAAGTTCATCTACGAAAACGGCGTGGAGATGTTCCACGGGGGCAAGAGCGACTGCACCTTCGAGGGCACGGAAGGCACGATCTGGGTCGGCCGGGGTGAACTGAAAAGCGACTCGCCGGACATTCTGAAGCAACCGCTTGCGGACGGCGACCGGCGCGTCCAGCCGTCGAACAACCACCTGCGGAACTGGATCGATGCGGTGAAGTCGCGCAAGGATCCGATCTGCACGGTCGAGACCGGACACCGCACCGCAACGGTCTGTCACCTTGCGAACATTGGCTACAAGCTCCGGCGCCCGCTCAAGTGGGATCCGGTGAAGGAGCGATTCGCAGATGACGACGAGGCCAACGCGCTGACCACCCGCAAGGCCCGGAAGGGTTGGGAATACGCGTGA
- a CDS encoding c-type cytochrome — protein MSAVAAAGAGLVPDADTGINIREGFDAELLYTVPVSQGSWVAMAFEPQGTLIVSDQDSQGVFRVTLPDADDPDSEVRVRSLKGFPYEPIPWGKRMVGGALGFLYAFDSLYMSTMTGFYRIRDTDGDGDYDEFKLLKKLRVGYEHSAHSIIRTEDGKGLYLVSGNHTPVPEGVGSLQPPVWATDSLLPEMPDPMGHAVGIDPPGGWICRISPDGQDWTLVASGFRNPVDLAINRQGELFTYDSDLEFDVGSPWYRPTRVNHVVAGGEFGWRAGSAKWPAYFADGNGSVIDVGPGSPTGISFGHHSNFPTEFQDKLFICDWTFGTMYTVEMEESGSTYTGRKEEFLNGSPLNISAMRFGPDGHMYFLVGGRNTASKLYRVRYTGSAEAGAGRRLTANQPLRDLRHSLEAFHGSGSGGQQAVEKAWPHLSHADRGIRYAARIAIENQPLELWRDRVFSEDHPKGAIHGAIALCRHGEKDLAGRIIAKLNSLPFDRLDRDDRLALLRAYALCLIRLDAPTPSEVSAIVANLDPHFPADDEEVNIELCRVLSFLDAPSVVPKTIALMKVTHAEAMAYDENLLKRHNKYGKAILDAMADTPNWQNIQYAYSLRRVRSGWSVDDRKYYFTWLNDTLRKSGGLSFAGYIRAIREDAIAHLPPDDRKEISSLLGDIATIDLASLPMPKGPPVAWTVETAMKLFEEPLKGRDYENGKRMFSAGRCVACHRIEGSGGYAGPDLGSVGRRYSIRDIVVAICEPSDSISEQYQASTVTLKDGGSLYGRLIYRNDEEVAVAPNPYDLGELVKAPMADVEKVEFSQVSIMPPGTIALMNADELKDLMAYLISGGDRRHRVFSGG, from the coding sequence ATGTCCGCTGTTGCGGCTGCGGGAGCCGGCCTCGTGCCCGATGCCGATACGGGGATCAACATCCGCGAGGGCTTCGATGCGGAACTGCTTTATACGGTTCCGGTTTCCCAAGGTTCGTGGGTGGCGATGGCCTTCGAGCCGCAGGGGACGCTCATCGTTTCCGATCAGGACAGCCAGGGCGTGTTCCGGGTGACGCTGCCGGACGCGGATGATCCCGACTCGGAAGTCCGCGTCCGCAGCCTGAAGGGTTTTCCCTACGAGCCGATCCCATGGGGGAAGCGGATGGTCGGTGGAGCGCTCGGGTTTTTGTATGCTTTCGACAGCCTCTACATGTCCACGATGACCGGGTTCTACCGAATCCGGGACACGGACGGCGACGGTGACTACGATGAGTTCAAACTGCTGAAGAAGCTGCGCGTCGGCTACGAGCACTCGGCGCACTCGATCATCAGGACCGAGGATGGAAAGGGGCTCTACCTTGTGTCCGGCAACCACACGCCGGTTCCCGAGGGTGTCGGCAGCCTGCAGCCGCCGGTGTGGGCGACCGATTCCCTGCTGCCGGAAATGCCGGACCCGATGGGCCACGCGGTCGGCATCGATCCCCCCGGCGGATGGATCTGCCGCATTTCTCCGGATGGCCAGGACTGGACGCTGGTGGCCTCCGGATTCCGCAATCCGGTCGACCTCGCGATCAACCGGCAAGGCGAGCTGTTCACCTACGACTCCGATCTTGAGTTCGACGTAGGCAGCCCGTGGTACCGTCCGACCCGGGTCAACCATGTGGTTGCCGGCGGCGAATTCGGCTGGCGGGCCGGATCGGCGAAATGGCCGGCCTACTTCGCCGATGGCAACGGCTCGGTGATCGATGTCGGCCCAGGATCGCCCACCGGCATCAGCTTCGGTCACCACTCGAACTTCCCGACGGAATTCCAGGACAAGTTGTTCATCTGCGATTGGACCTTCGGGACGATGTACACGGTCGAGATGGAGGAAAGCGGATCGACCTACACCGGCAGGAAAGAGGAGTTCCTCAACGGGTCGCCCCTGAACATTTCCGCGATGCGGTTCGGGCCGGATGGACACATGTATTTCCTCGTGGGAGGCCGCAACACTGCCTCGAAGCTCTACCGCGTCCGCTACACCGGCTCCGCCGAGGCCGGTGCCGGCCGCCGGCTCACGGCGAACCAGCCGTTGCGCGACCTCCGGCATTCGCTGGAGGCATTCCACGGAAGCGGCAGTGGCGGGCAGCAGGCGGTTGAGAAAGCGTGGCCGCACCTCTCGCATGCGGATCGCGGCATCCGTTACGCGGCGAGGATCGCGATCGAGAACCAGCCACTGGAGTTGTGGCGCGACCGGGTGTTCTCCGAGGACCATCCGAAAGGCGCGATCCATGGCGCGATCGCCCTCTGTCGGCATGGAGAGAAGGATCTCGCCGGACGGATCATCGCCAAGCTCAACTCGCTTCCCTTCGACCGACTGGACCGCGACGACCGGCTGGCGCTTCTCCGGGCCTACGCGTTGTGCCTGATCCGTCTGGACGCGCCGACCCCGTCGGAAGTCTCGGCGATCGTGGCGAATCTGGATCCGCACTTTCCGGCGGATGACGAGGAAGTGAACATCGAACTCTGCCGGGTGCTCAGCTTCCTCGATGCCCCCTCGGTGGTCCCGAAGACGATCGCACTGATGAAGGTCACCCATGCCGAGGCGATGGCGTACGATGAGAACCTGCTGAAGCGCCACAACAAGTATGGGAAGGCGATCCTCGATGCGATGGCGGACACGCCGAATTGGCAGAACATCCAGTATGCCTACTCGCTGCGGCGGGTGCGCAGCGGCTGGTCGGTCGATGACCGGAAGTACTATTTCACCTGGCTCAACGACACGCTTCGCAAAAGTGGAGGACTGAGCTTCGCGGGCTACATCCGCGCCATCCGTGAGGATGCGATCGCCCACCTGCCGCCGGACGACCGCAAGGAGATCTCGTCCCTGCTTGGCGATATCGCGACGATCGACCTAGCCAGCCTCCCGATGCCGAAAGGCCCGCCGGTGGCGTGGACGGTCGAAACCGCCATGAAGCTTTTCGAGGAACCGCTGAAGGGTCGCGACTACGAGAACGGCAAGCGGATGTTCTCCGCGGGCCGATGCGTGGCCTGCCACCGGATCGAGGGATCGGGCGGCTACGCCGGGCCGGATCTCGGTTCGGTGGGACGGAGATACTCGATCCGGGACATCGTGGTGGCCATTTGCGAACCGAGCGATTCGATTTCGGAACAGTATCAAGCCAGCACCGTCACGCTGAAGGATGGCGGGTCGCTCTACGGGCGGCTGATCTATCGCAACGATGAAGAGGTGGCAGTGGCACCCAACCCTTATGATCTGGGTGAGCTGGTGAAGGCGCCGATGGCGGATGTCGAGAAGGTCGAGTTCTCGCAGGTCTCGATCATGCCGCCGGGCACCATCGCGCTGATGAACGCGGACGAACTGAAGGACCTCATGGCTTACCTGATTTCCGGTGGTGACCGACGCCATCGGGTTTTCTCGGGAGGTTGA
- a CDS encoding RNA-binding protein, with product MIKLYIGNLSYETSEQELRELLTPYEPIVDIRRPSDRETGQPRGFAFVTFGTLEDGEKAMTELDGADFGGRALKVSVAEERQSGRHPAERPRRVSMDVEVTRSVDDRPIGPDGKRVRYKGI from the coding sequence ATGATCAAACTGTACATCGGCAATCTCTCCTACGAAACCAGCGAACAAGAACTCCGCGAACTGCTCACCCCCTACGAACCCATCGTCGACATCCGGCGCCCGTCGGACCGCGAGACCGGTCAACCGCGTGGATTCGCATTCGTGACTTTCGGAACGCTTGAGGACGGAGAGAAGGCGATGACGGAACTCGATGGTGCCGACTTCGGTGGCCGGGCGCTCAAGGTCAGCGTGGCTGAGGAGCGCCAGTCGGGCCGCCATCCGGCCGAGCGGCCGCGTCGCGTTTCGATGGATGTGGAAGTGACGCGTTCGGTCGACGACCGCCCGATCGGACCCGACGGCAAGCGGGTCCGCTACAAGGGAATCTGA
- a CDS encoding methyltransferase domain-containing protein: protein MSRLFDVRVRPLPEWLDWRRLLGPGAWVVDSGSGGGLEARADLERDAAADLAARLRNVGIGGYLLEVRIMPPLHRKDLRKAYTEEARRYRDGSVGFSRRGARVDEEGRWSLTPEAIALELGERAGGMRVIDACAGAGGNAIGFARAGCDVVAIELDPGRLAMARHNAKLYGVADRIDFVAGDARAILPDTKADLLFIDPPWGERYSKERVTIEELPPAGELLTGADHVPNRWLKLPPSFDPASLPGYDAEAVFGVGGGDERRVKFLLLRNR from the coding sequence ATGAGCCGATTGTTTGATGTCCGGGTTCGCCCTCTGCCCGAGTGGCTCGATTGGCGACGTCTGCTCGGTCCCGGAGCTTGGGTGGTGGACAGCGGTTCCGGCGGTGGTCTTGAGGCGAGGGCCGATCTCGAGCGCGATGCCGCCGCGGACCTCGCGGCGCGGTTGCGGAACGTCGGCATCGGCGGGTACTTGCTGGAGGTCAGAATCATGCCGCCGCTCCATCGGAAGGACCTGCGCAAGGCCTACACGGAAGAAGCGCGGCGTTATCGGGATGGCAGCGTCGGCTTCAGCAGGAGAGGAGCCCGGGTCGATGAGGAGGGACGCTGGTCGCTGACACCCGAAGCCATTGCGTTGGAACTTGGGGAGCGCGCGGGAGGCATGCGGGTGATCGATGCCTGCGCGGGCGCGGGGGGCAACGCGATCGGCTTCGCGAGGGCCGGGTGTGACGTGGTCGCGATCGAGCTCGATCCCGGACGCCTGGCGATGGCCCGGCACAACGCGAAGCTCTACGGGGTCGCGGACCGGATCGACTTCGTCGCCGGTGATGCCCGGGCGATCCTGCCCGACACGAAGGCCGACCTGCTTTTCATCGATCCGCCATGGGGCGAGCGCTACAGCAAGGAACGCGTCACGATCGAGGAGCTTCCGCCTGCCGGAGAACTGCTGACAGGCGCGGATCACGTTCCGAACCGGTGGCTCAAGCTTCCGCCGTCCTTTGATCCCGCGAGCTTGCCGGGATACGATGCCGAGGCCGTGTTCGGTGTCGGTGGAGGTGATGAGCGGCGCGTGAAATTCCTGCTCCTGCGGAATCGCTGA
- a CDS encoding alkaline phosphatase D family protein: MKSHSVCSLPLPSMSFRGSRSFRMPPVGLGAAILFAGALACGLVANAEETADFHKPEAVTKIAFGSCFDPRDKVDTAFDGVLAQKPDVFVFLGDNIYGDTADMDVLRKKYAELEAVDGFRKVRETSTLLATWDDHDYGINDGGKSYSKRKESQQIFLDFFKDPADSPRRKREGVYASYTFGPVGKRCQILLLDTRYFRDEIPRSKEKRKPRTVGWYRPVDDPSLTLLGETQWAWLERQLKVPADVRIIASSIQVLAVEKGMENWGNVPHEQRRLFELLRKHRADHTVAISGDVHFAELSKTQIGSYPFYDMTSSGLSHTNRGWASADNSLRVGKSHFQRNAGLVEIDWEGKKLELAAVGEDGQKLFSHSVPFLELRFP, encoded by the coding sequence ATGAAATCCCATTCCGTTTGCAGTCTTCCGCTTCCGTCGATGTCGTTTCGCGGCTCCCGGTCATTCCGGATGCCGCCGGTTGGCCTCGGAGCAGCGATTCTTTTCGCGGGCGCCTTGGCGTGCGGTCTCGTGGCGAATGCCGAGGAGACGGCGGATTTCCACAAGCCGGAAGCCGTCACAAAGATCGCCTTCGGATCGTGTTTCGATCCGCGGGACAAGGTGGACACCGCTTTTGACGGCGTGCTGGCGCAGAAGCCGGACGTGTTCGTTTTCCTCGGCGACAACATTTACGGCGACACCGCGGACATGGACGTGCTGCGCAAGAAGTACGCCGAACTCGAAGCGGTGGACGGCTTTCGCAAGGTGCGGGAAACGAGCACGTTGCTCGCGACCTGGGACGATCATGACTACGGGATCAACGACGGAGGGAAGTCCTACTCGAAGCGGAAGGAATCGCAGCAGATCTTCCTCGATTTCTTCAAGGATCCCGCCGACTCGCCGCGTCGGAAGAGGGAGGGCGTGTACGCCTCCTACACCTTCGGTCCGGTCGGCAAGCGTTGCCAGATCCTGTTGCTGGATACCCGCTACTTCCGCGATGAGATTCCCCGATCGAAGGAGAAGCGGAAGCCGCGCACGGTGGGATGGTACCGGCCCGTCGACGATCCGTCGCTGACCTTGCTCGGGGAAACCCAGTGGGCGTGGCTGGAGCGTCAATTGAAAGTCCCCGCCGACGTCAGGATCATCGCCAGCAGTATCCAGGTGCTGGCGGTCGAGAAGGGGATGGAGAACTGGGGCAACGTCCCCCACGAGCAGCGCCGCCTCTTCGAACTGCTGCGGAAACATCGCGCGGATCACACGGTGGCGATTTCCGGCGACGTCCACTTCGCCGAACTCTCGAAGACTCAAATCGGCTCATATCCGTTCTATGACATGACCAGCAGCGGCCTGTCGCATACCAATCGCGGATGGGCCTCGGCCGACAATTCGCTGCGCGTCGGCAAGTCGCACTTCCAGCGCAACGCCGGCCTGGTCGAGATCGACTGGGAAGGGAAGAAGCTCGAGCTGGCGGCGGTCGGCGAGGACGGCCAAAAGCTGTTCAGCCATTCGGTGCCGTTCTTGGAGCTCCGGTTCCCGTAG
- a CDS encoding Xaa-Pro peptidase family protein, protein MNDRPFEPREMQARLDAVRRWMADNERDALYVTHPPNVRYLSGFRGEPAALFVDHDRAILITHDRSSRWARAQTSTFEVICDPDPVVHAGKLMEGPALRIGVDHHIPHTTLLSLRGAWNRHTLEPSDGIESLRRIKSEAEIAILRDSQAINERIFRRVLEHIRPGMTERAAQGVMLAEMAADEAVDGPSFTPIVASAGNAWEIHHQPDSTVLRQGDMVILDLGVMHAGYASDMTRTICLGPATDAMREIHSLVGRAQQAAFDAIRHGISAYAADAAARSVIEAAGHGSAFTHGLGHGIGLETHDAGLRMSPSARDTELRNGMAVTVEPGVYLEDRFGVRTEDVVIVREDGIDNLTTFTHELIELPT, encoded by the coding sequence ATGAATGACCGACCTTTCGAGCCAAGGGAAATGCAGGCGCGGCTCGACGCGGTCCGCCGCTGGATGGCCGACAACGAACGCGACGCGCTCTACGTCACCCACCCGCCGAACGTCCGCTACCTGTCCGGCTTCCGCGGTGAACCGGCGGCGCTGTTCGTCGATCACGATCGGGCGATCCTCATCACCCACGATCGCAGCAGCCGGTGGGCGCGGGCGCAGACATCGACTTTCGAGGTCATCTGCGATCCCGATCCCGTCGTCCACGCCGGCAAACTCATGGAAGGCCCCGCACTTCGAATCGGCGTCGATCATCACATCCCCCACACCACCCTGCTCTCGCTCCGTGGGGCATGGAACCGGCACACGCTCGAACCCTCGGATGGCATCGAGTCGCTTCGCCGGATCAAGTCGGAAGCCGAGATCGCCATCCTCCGCGACAGCCAGGCGATCAACGAACGGATCTTCCGTCGCGTCCTCGAACACATCCGTCCAGGCATGACCGAAAGAGCCGCGCAAGGAGTGATGCTCGCCGAGATGGCGGCGGACGAAGCCGTGGACGGCCCGTCATTCACTCCGATCGTGGCCAGTGCGGGAAACGCATGGGAGATCCACCATCAGCCCGACAGCACGGTCCTCCGGCAAGGCGACATGGTCATCCTCGACCTCGGCGTGATGCATGCCGGTTACGCGTCCGACATGACCCGGACGATCTGCCTCGGACCGGCGACCGATGCGATGCGCGAGATTCACTCGCTCGTCGGTCGCGCCCAGCAGGCGGCATTCGATGCCATCCGGCACGGGATTTCGGCGTATGCCGCCGACGCCGCTGCGCGGAGCGTGATCGAAGCGGCCGGGCACGGCAGTGCGTTCACCCACGGACTGGGACACGGCATCGGTCTTGAAACCCACGATGCGGGCCTCCGGATGTCACCCTCAGCGCGCGACACCGAACTGCGGAATGGGATGGCGGTCACGGTCGAACCCGGAGTTTACCTTGAGGACCGGTTCGGCGTCCGCACCGAGGACGTGGTGATCGTCCGCGAGGACGGCATCGACAACCTCACCACATTCACCCACGAGCTGATCGAACTCCCCACCTGA
- a CDS encoding aminotransferase class IV — MLQTYDERNRDLKVFINGALVHRDEAGVSPFDSAVQNGDAVWEGLRLYNGRIFRLHQHLDRLYRSAEMLRYEGLPEREEVIEALRQTLVANGMKDGVHVRLTISRGIKYTSGLDPRINTQGCSLFILAEFKPPVYSDQGVRLVTVSQRRPFADVLDQTIHSCNQLTSILAKMQATDAGADDALMLDTRGNLAETNATHLFLVRNGTVITPTTKACPTGITRATLLELCEANDIPSEVRDIPEKEVHEADEVFCTGTMGEVVPVTRIDDTNFHDGQAGPLTSRLAQLYRDLTRTEGDLLV; from the coding sequence ATGCTTCAAACCTACGACGAACGGAACCGCGACCTGAAGGTCTTCATCAACGGCGCGCTGGTCCATCGCGACGAGGCCGGCGTGAGCCCGTTCGACTCGGCCGTGCAGAACGGGGATGCGGTGTGGGAAGGATTGCGACTCTACAACGGACGCATCTTCCGCCTCCACCAACACCTCGACCGCCTTTACCGCAGCGCGGAAATGCTCCGCTACGAAGGGTTGCCCGAACGCGAAGAAGTCATCGAGGCGCTGCGACAGACGCTCGTCGCCAACGGCATGAAGGACGGCGTCCACGTCCGTCTGACCATCTCGAGGGGCATCAAATACACGTCGGGCCTCGATCCCCGCATCAACACCCAAGGCTGCTCTTTGTTCATCCTCGCGGAGTTCAAGCCACCGGTTTACTCGGACCAAGGGGTCCGTCTCGTCACTGTCAGCCAGAGACGCCCGTTTGCCGACGTCCTCGACCAGACGATCCACTCGTGCAACCAGCTTACCTCGATCCTCGCCAAGATGCAGGCGACCGATGCCGGTGCCGACGACGCCCTGATGCTCGACACCCGGGGCAACCTCGCCGAGACCAACGCCACCCACCTGTTTCTCGTCCGAAACGGCACGGTGATCACGCCGACCACCAAGGCCTGCCCCACCGGCATCACCCGCGCCACCCTGCTCGAACTCTGCGAAGCGAACGACATCCCGAGCGAAGTAAGGGACATCCCCGAGAAGGAGGTTCACGAAGCCGACGAGGTCTTCTGCACCGGCACCATGGGCGAGGTCGTCCCCGTCACCCGCATCGACGACACCAACTTCCACGACGGCCAAGCCGGTCCCCTCACCTCCCGTCTGGCCCAACTCTACCGCGACCTCACCCGGACCGAAGGCGATCTCTTGGTTTGA